GCACTTGGGCTGTTGCTTAAGACAATTTCTGAGACTAGTGGGTAAGGAATGTTGCCTTTGAATAGAGGAGAGGGAGCTACAGTTAGAGAGGGGAGGAGATAggtcttggggtggggggaggggctccAAGGTCGGAAGGTTAGGAATAACGGAGTTGTCACAAGGTCCTTCATGGGTGATGGCTGGGGGGAACGTGGTGACGGAGTCCAGGGGGCTGACTCGGCTCAGGCCAGTTTCAGGAACTCCTGCAGTGTGTTTTGTTCCACAGCCTCCACGAAGAGCTCATagtcctgggggaggggacaaGAGGTGGTCACCTGAGTGCTGGTGCTTTGTCTCAGGTCTGACTCTGGCTGGTATCCTCCTACAacactccctccacccccaacccccaggcccgTACCCCACAGTACTGGTCCCCGTTGACAATCTGGGGTGGGGTGGCCTTGGGGTTGCCCGCCAAGGCTCGCATCTCATCCCGCAGGGCGTTGTCTTGGGAGATGTCCACTAGCTGGTACTGGATGCGCTTCCCATCCAGGATGCGGGTCACCTCGCTCTGCTGGGACTTGATCTGGGGGCAAAGGGCGGGCAGGGGTTAGTGAGCAGACTGGAGGGTTTATGGGGGGAACCCTGGGCAGAAAAAAAGGGACTGTGGCCGGGAGCTTTTGTCCCCCTGTCCCGCTCCACGCCCTAGGGGAGGGTTCTGGCCACTAGGAGTTGGGAGGAGGAGTCAGGATTGTGGTGgtgtggaaggagagagagagagaccaccaACCATGAGGAGGAGAGTCAGAGTGAACATAAGTGAGATAAATTAAGGGTGGGGAGAGCCAGGAGCTTCGCAAAGAGAAAGCAGGGCAGGCCTGGGTGGAGATGGGTAAGGCGCCACCTCCGCcccaggtacacacacacacacacacacacacactggagagGAAGGGCAAGATAAGGACATGGTCAATGATCAGCCTGGTAGTGGGGGTGCAGAGGACCCAGGATGCCCGAAGGAGGTGTTCAGTGTTCGGGATAGGGCCGCGGAGCCTGCCCCCACCCAACTCAGGAGGCCGTGCCCAGCACCTCGCCGCCCCCGCcctgggggcggggcccaggCGCCGGGTCCAGAGCAACAGGACCACCACCCGCGCTCTACCCCAGGGCGCGCACTCACTTCGCGGGAGCCGGTGACCGACGTGCTGTAAACGCGCAGGCCGCTCATGCTGCGGATGGGCCGACGGGCCGACAGGCAGACGGGGTGGCGGTGGCAGCAGCTACACGGCCTGGAGACGAGGCCGCCGCGCTCGGGAGCGGTTTCCTTCCTGCTCAGCCCGCGAGTCATCGCTCTCGGGACCAATGGGCGGCGCGGACAGGCGCGCGGCCGGGGCGGGGCCTGCGCGACCCCGCCCCGCGCAGCGCCgggccccctcccgccccccttgGGGACCGGGCGCGCCGAGGACCACCGTCCTACGCAGGGCCGCCCTTTTCAGCCCTCCGAGCTGGGGCTGACAGTGTGAGGCTGGGGAGCAAGCTGACGGCAGGAAGGGCCCGGGGAGGGCGTGGGTGAAGGTTTGGCAGAGGCCTCCCCTTCAGCCTCGCGCGGGTTTGCTGCACCCAACTAACTACCCACCCCCGTGCCACGACAGCGCTGTGCCGCTCCGGGCTTTGAAGTCTTGGGCTCTTTTCAAACCTAAAGTTACCCCGCTAGGGAGCCTCACTTCACGGGCTGCCCCCGACTCCAACACGCACACACTGCCCCAGGGGCCACCCACACGTAGCTAACCCCGCGGCACACCACAGCACGGAGGGCCTCTGATTGGAGATTTCCCCAGAGTCCCTCTCCGCTCAGATCGGCAGGTTTAGACAAGTGAGGGTGGTGGCAGGAGACGGGGCCACACCCTCACAGAGCCAGATGGAGGCCAAGGTATGAAAGAGGCTTCTAGTTCTGGACTGGGTGGAGGTAGAGGTTGGTGTCAGGACTCCTGAGAGTCTGGGCCCTTGTTAAAGATCCACCGCTGGTCTTGGGgtggccccagccccaccccaactCCTCGCAGCAGATGGCACGGGGTGCAGAGGAAGCAACCAGCCCAACCATGGACACTCAGCCATCTGTCTGGGGTTGGACATGACACCCCTCATTAGTCCTCCCAGGCCCAGGGCTCTTGAGAACAGCCCAGGAAGACAACCCTAGCTCCTGGAGGCAAACAGAGTCCTGCCTTTCTCTGGGGAAGCCACTTCCTTACAGCAACACACAGGCAGCAGACTTCCTCCTTAGAGGATTACTGAAACTCAGTGACAAACGCTCTGTGACTCAGGGCAGCTGCACCCAACAGAAAGTGCTGTGGGAAGAGATCTTATCTGTCCCCACAGAAAGACAGAGGAGCAGAAGTGGTAGAAATACAGACATGAGGCTGGACCTGCCAAAGTTCCCTCCTTGCTGCTGTTTGGAGAACTTGGCTAAACACCCAGGCTTTGGCTCCAACAAGCCAAAATGAGGGGTGGATATGAGCTGATGGTGATGGAAGGCAATGGGAAACCGAGGAgtctgttaaatttttattttgtaatcaaAATAGGCAATACAAACCAGTTGACATAACAAGGATTCATATAAATAACTGCTTATAAACTTTATGAGGAAAAATACCCGTGAGCATGGTGGCTGGGCTGCCAATACAGGGTGGAGACCAACCAGGCAGCTCGGCCTTTAGGAGGCAGGAGCCCAGAGGCTGAGGGGATGGCTGGGTGGGGCGCTGCTCTGAATGGAAGGGATAAGTCACtccataaataaaacacaaacttgTAAAAACACTTAAGAAGGAGTCATTCAGGCCAGGAGTGAGGTCCAGGAT
This genomic stretch from Kogia breviceps isolate mKogBre1 chromosome 1, mKogBre1 haplotype 1, whole genome shotgun sequence harbors:
- the SH3BGRL3 gene encoding SH3 domain-binding glutamic acid-rich-like protein 3; translation: MTRGLSRKETAPERGGLVSRPCSCCHRHPVCLSARRPIRSMSGLRVYSTSVTGSREIKSQQSEVTRILDGKRIQYQLVDISQDNALRDEMRALAGNPKATPPQIVNGDQYCGDYELFVEAVEQNTLQEFLKLA